TTCTATCTAGAGTTTTTGATGATAAATTATGATTCATAAAACCATATgccattaaattacattttaacatatctAACGTTACATATTGACATGAAACAATACTTTAACATTGGCTTAAGACAATAAAGCTAATTGGCCCACAGGGCTGTTATCATTATCCTATAAGCTTACTAAGAAGGTAAAACATGGATTATTAACTTCAAGCCAAAATGTGCGTCAACAATAAGTCGGACTTCGTGAGCAGTTGTGACCCAACCAGCAGATAAACACGCTGCTGCAACTAACCTAATTTGGGAATGTGTAGTGGTGTGACTTTTCTGAGCTACAAAAACAGTAAATTCTGACTGACCGGCAGTTATAATAAACTCAATACTAGTTATCGATAATATAGCATCAAAAACATGTTTTACGTCGATTTACACAAGTGGTTAGCGAACTAGTCGAGCTGCCGCCATATTATAGGCCTCATGTCATGTCGTCGTTTAACTAACTAGCCACACTCGAGCTAAAAGACGATGACTGAAACGAAACAAAAATAAATCTATTTTCATAAAAACCTTGGAAATTTGTGCTTCAATTATTGCGACGATATCCTTGGTGAACTGGATGTTTTCTTCGGCTAGAATGGTGAGCATGTTGATGTGCGGTTTGCTGTTGAAAGTCAGATCTTCCAGCGAGGACTGATACTCGCGGCAGGCGTCCTCCCTCGCGCCTTCGTCCGACATCTTTGAGCCGTTGAGTCGAAGGGCTGTCGCCACACAATTTAAACTACTATACAAACATTAGTCGCAACACAGTCCTCTTAAACATCTGTATTTCCTCTTGGCTTCCTCTGCGCGTCGAATGTCGTGTCGTAACTCCTCGCGTCTTGCTTTTCAATAACGATATTTTCTGTTTGGATAACGCGTTGCAAAATGTCCGTCGTACTGCTTCAGCAGAGACCGCGCGTCATCTGCAATGTTTTATAGTTGAACGCGCGTCACTGCTTTCCGATTGGCTGCGCTGTAACGCTCGAGTCTGATTGGGTGATGGAGACTTCGCGCTCAATGTCATTGGTCAAAACAAAACTATTGTATTCAAGAAGAGCCTATCAGAATTAAATAATTCAATGAATCAACAAAAATCACAACAGAGAGTACAGTGTCGTCATCACcttgaaaataaaatacacactGTAGGAGCATTTGCATAGGAGAGAGGTTCAGCGGGTTCAAAACAATATAGAGATATACAATATATTCTTTTTTTCAATAAGCTGTAAGCACGGATATATCGAAATAGGTTTACCTATCTCGTATTTTAATCGTCTGTTTTGAATATATACGTTGCTGAAATATTAACGGACGTGACGCAGAGCTAAATGAACACAATTTTAATTGAAAAAcgtgttttttctcaaaattttttaTCATACATTTGTAAGCCAGTACTTTCGATTATTAAACATGTAGTCAAcagttcattttttattttttatttaatttaacgtacagccaaaacagtaatttttttcaatcatttatttaaaatatctgttttctattttaaaatatttcaatgtaatttaatatatatatatatatataaacgggagtgtatgtgtgtgtgtgtgtgtgtgttttatattgtttgtgtttttttgggaaataaattatagaaattaatacttttatttagcaaggatgctttaaattgatcaaaagtaatgataaagacatttataatgtaacaaaagatttctatttcatataaatgctgttcttctgaacattcaattcatcaaagaaacctgaacctgttttaaacataataataataaatgtttttgagcagcaaatcagaatattagaatgctttctgaaggatggtgtgactggagtaataatgctaaaaattcagctttgaaatcacagaaattaattacattttaaaatataattaaatagaaagcagttgttttaaatagtacaaatatttcaaaatgttgctgtttttgctgtatcaaactttggatcaaataactgcaggcttggtgagcagaagagacttctttaaaaaaaaaaaaaaaaaaaaatcttcctgttcaaaaacctttgaccggtagtgtaataaaaaatacataaaaataaacaattctgggcatgtatttataatatttataaacatttataaatcatTCAAACACAGTGGTTCATTTAcagttatattttacatttatcacGTTTTTTTAAGTTACAATTACTAAACAGAACAAATATTATAAATCATCTCACTCAATTTTAATTCAAAATGGATTTTCAAAAAGATCTTTGGACCACTCATTTACAGATAAATTACAACTTGCATCCTGCATGTCAGACTCGCCTGAGAAACTCTCAGTAGACCCAACAATCGGCAACTGATTCTCCTTTTGTATTTTCTCACTTAACTTCAGATCTACAATCTTACTTTTAAACTCACATTTAATTTTTCCGGAGCACAGCAAGCTTACACGTTTTCTGCTTCGCCTACTCTTCTGTCCACATGAGCTGTTATAATAAGAAACCGGGGTGGATTGCAAACATGGTGAAAAAAGCAGAGAACCTGAACCTCCAGGCTCTGATGTGTTGACATTTCTCGGTTCATTGACTTTAGACATCTCTGTCACATCCGAAAGGTTCATGTCCATACTGCTCTGACCAGAAGCAAACAAGTCTACAGAGCAATTGTACTTCTCCTCATGGTCATCAAACACAATACATTCCTGCTTGACTTTGCAGTTTACAGAATGGACCTCACTTTGTGCACAGTGCCTGAAATATTTGCCCTTTTCATGGTTTACTGAACAAAAAGCCAGAGAGGATCTGCTCCTAGTTAATTTTTTCCTTTTTGGAGCGAGTTCTTTTTCGTTTGGAAAAGACAACCTGTTGATTGAAGAGCAGTTAAATGCATGCATAATGTCAGGACTAAAAGGAATCATCCTGGTCTTGGTCTTATGGATCTCAGCATTGTTCATCTTAGTTTCAAGATTGTCAGGACAGTCATTTTCAGTGTAATCTTTCCAGTGTATGTTGTTCACATTGTGCATTGGTGAGAACAATTTTTCACTTTTTGAGATGGTTGCAAGTGAAACCACTGAATTTTCAGTCAGAGAGCATCTATTTTGCAGTTGAATCAATTGATCACATTTACCTGAACTGCGCTCCTTTGTGTCAATTATCTCTGATATCTGAGGCTCAATGCTGACAAATTCTCGTAAGCTTTCTGATAAAGGTGCGTCCTCTAAATCAAAACCTATATTTTGACTGGAATGACTGTAAAGTGACTTCTCGTGTAAAGGTGCATCATATTCTTCCTCGGTTTTAGCCCTTACAAGGTGTCCGAATGTAGTTTTTTCAGAACTACTTCCATGGGACAAAGTGCTAAGTGGATTTATAGCATCACATGCCGTAGAACTGTTAAAATGTGATTCTGATGATTCAAACATGTCACAGCTCGAGGAAAAAGATTTTCTGTGACTGCTCTGTGTTTCATTCTTCAGTTCATCCTGTGTACAATTAACATGCTTCAACTGATTGGTGTTGCTTTGGCATGTTCTTGTCTCTTCATTCTTTGGTGAAAGATCATTATGATCACAGTCTTTGGACTGCTGCAACAAGTCATTATTTAATTCTTCTGGGTAGAAGCATAACCCAGGTGATTGCCAGGCACTCGAGAGTGTGAATCCTTCACTGCTGGGTTGAGAATCCAACTTTCCACATGATGGAGGAGTATAATCAAAACCGCTGAGTTCATTTCTTTGCGAACTTTGTGAGTCTTTCTGTTGTGATGAACAGATACTGTTGGCAGAGTGAGAACTTGCTCGCAGGAGGTTTTTGAAATAGCCTATTACGGTACATCCCATCAAAGACTCACATGGAAAAATGATCTGGCAGGCCACTAACTGTCCAGACAGTGAAGAAGTTTTGGCAACGTTATGAGGAACCTGTGAGGAACGAACAAGAAATGAGTCAAATTACTTAAAAGGGCATAATCTTGTTGCCTCAACCCAGATTAAATGAAATGCTTCATACCTTCAATCCAAAAATGACACATCTTCCAATAAAGCAGTCTTCAACAGCTTTGACAAGGAGCTGTTGAACAGTATGAGTGTCTTCAGTTTTCTCCAAATCAATAAATCTGAAAACATCACACTTTATATCAGCAATGAATCAACAGAAATGTTTGTTCAAgatgtttaaaatgtataaatgctttaaaacacaCCTTTGAAGTTCACTAGCGTTTATCCCAAAGAAGGGATTCAAACAGCCCCCAAATACAGTTACACCAAATATATCTTGGTTTCTGGACACTTTAAATGACAGCCTGTATCTGTAGTCCACGTTTTGTAAGTCACATGTGAATCCACATCTTCCACAAATGGCTCTGAAGATAATGATTCAAAACTTATTCATAATGTTCAGATGCTTTTTAagtaacacacacaaacacacacactcatataatAGTAATTACGTTATAGCATAGGTAATAGCTCGTAATGACACATTCACTAAATACATATAAAGTACATTCACCAAAATTTGCTTAATTTTACAACGTACCTTTTGCTTTCCTGAATTACTCTGGATAGACAGTCTTTGCAGCATGGATATACAAAACAAGAATCTTGTAAAGAAAGTACTGTGCAGCTCACCAGAGCCCGTGTGTTGCTCATGAGTGCTTAAAATACTAGAAAGGTTTACAAACAATGACCATAATACCATTATTCTCTACAAGGAAATACTAACAAAACAGAGAACTCAGATTTTAAATTACGTtttataaaaaaagtttaaaaatcgaAATCTATATTATTAAAGACATACAACAACAAATAAAACGCTCTGATGAAGATAAAAAAGATCCGAAACCTTTGTGAGCTTTGCATTTCAAAACAAGAACGATTTTCTTCTTCGTTGGTTTTCTCCCTCAATTTTCAGGGAGCACAGCTCCATCTACCGTACaatgttattaaattataaataatatgcaGCTATGTGTAGTTTTACCTTTTACACCAAAGACGAATTACGTTAAATTTCAAACTTTTTAATTGCATTATAATTTCCGGTTTAAATTGGTTAAATGTTTCAAGGTCATTTCTGATCATGGTGATGTACTGTAATATGTATGCCCTTTGTTCATACTGCAGATGTCAGTGTTGCAAGGCAGTGATGGggattttaatatattcaaatgaatcgaatcatttgaatcaccAAAAATATACTCAATACTTTGCATGCTATTTGCTCGTGCTCTTAAAGTAATTTAAACGAGATAAGTTCAGTGAACTAAAAATATGAACCATGAACGAATCGTTCAGTTAAAAGATTAATTGGAAAATCTGATTTACTAAAACACACCGCTAAAAcaagaagtttaaatattaccccaactgtttaattaaaaatgcatgtCAGCTGACTGTTTCATATTACTTAGATTTTGTttaagttaaaaatatataatattgtcTAATATCTTTATGCAG
The genomic region above belongs to Garra rufa chromosome 19, GarRuf1.0, whole genome shotgun sequence and contains:
- the ddias gene encoding uncharacterized protein ddias produces the protein MSNTRALVSCTVLSLQDSCFVYPCCKDCLSRVIQESKRAICGRCGFTCDLQNVDYRYRLSFKVSRNQDIFGVTVFGGCLNPFFGINASELQRFIDLEKTEDTHTVQQLLVKAVEDCFIGRCVIFGLKVPHNVAKTSSLSGQLVACQIIFPCESLMGCTVIGYFKNLLRASSHSANSICSSQQKDSQSSQRNELSGFDYTPPSCGKLDSQPSSEGFTLSSAWQSPGLCFYPEELNNDLLQQSKDCDHNDLSPKNEETRTCQSNTNQLKHVNCTQDELKNETQSSHRKSFSSSCDMFESSESHFNSSTACDAINPLSTLSHGSSSEKTTFGHLVRAKTEEEYDAPLHEKSLYSHSSQNIGFDLEDAPLSESLREFVSIEPQISEIIDTKERSSGKCDQLIQLQNRCSLTENSVVSLATISKSEKLFSPMHNVNNIHWKDYTENDCPDNLETKMNNAEIHKTKTRMIPFSPDIMHAFNCSSINRLSFPNEKELAPKRKKLTRSRSSLAFCSVNHEKGKYFRHCAQSEVHSVNCKVKQECIVFDDHEEKYNCSVDLFASGQSSMDMNLSDVTEMSKVNEPRNVNTSEPGGSGSLLFSPCLQSTPVSYYNSSCGQKSRRSRKRVSLLCSGKIKCEFKSKIVDLKLSEKIQKENQLPIVGSTESFSGESDMQDASCNLSVNEWSKDLFENPF